The Porites lutea chromosome 4, jaPorLute2.1, whole genome shotgun sequence genome contains a region encoding:
- the LOC140933809 gene encoding acid-sensing ion channel 3-like isoform X1, translating to MTSFCACQSPSRRRKITADAASIENEKVLEELQPLPNGFSHQHSDSLEHESTPCLAVDDSTEINAKTVRWQRLHRVWEYYLRHNTLHGLHYVFDTKSIWRKMMWVGILLICGGVFLNEVRQSITQYLQYPFSTLSTVDYPNKLEIPAISICDLRDIRKTILNSSKVNWTSRSEANSTTPNSTATMADVLKDSLSVLDEILISCSLKRGVTNKKALPCDKRNFSLFISSDGHSCYTLNSGRNGGRLMETDNVGPLYGVHMVVNTEPLEKGKTYGSSGLKVILHQHEELPLKRVGFHVPPGYVTYVDMKKQKLINLRKPFRTNCGGKNLDYFPEYSKNKCLLEEITKNVTRKCGCRGWFMPETADNYTLCSLNKTLDCMWPAWEETEQRNGNSCPVDCEKVSYKSSLSAALYLPQKMLPVLKYSNLREAKNMPNDTDGMVNFMLDYYVVLSFFYSELRVDIFEQTPVYGFFRLLGDAGGQLGLVLGASVVTILEFVDLLIFLAINWFRSKP from the exons ATGACGAGTTTCTGTGCATGCCAGTCGCCGTCGCGTCGAAGAAAAATCACTGCCGATGCAGCATCCATCGAAAATGAAAAGGTCCTGGAAGAATTGCAGCCGCTGCCCAACGGATTCTCTCACCAGCATAGTGACAGCCTAGAGCATGAAAGTACTCCCTGTTTAGCCGTAGATGATTCTACTGAAATTAATGCAAAGACTGTGCGTTGGCAAAGACTACATAGAGTTTGGGAATACTACCTGAGGCACAACACTCTTCACGGCCTCCATTATGTGTTCGACACGAAGTCAATTTGGCGCAAAATGATGTGGGTAGGTATACTCTTAATCTGTGGTGGAGTGTTTTTGAACGAGGTCAGGCAAAGCATAACCCAGTATCTTCAGTATCCGTTTAGCACTCTGTCAACTGTGGACTATCCAAATAAATTAGAGATTCCAGCTATTTCGATATGCGATTTGCGAGATATCAGAAAAACTATACTAAACAGTTCGAAGGTCAACTGGACCAGCAGATCGGAGGCGAACTCTACGACACCGAATTCGACAGCTACCATGGCTGATGTACTTAAAGATTCTTTGTCGGTCTTGGACGAGATTCTTATTTCTTGCTCTTTGAAGCGAGGAGTGACCAATAAAAAGGCTTTGCCCTGCGACAAAAGAAACTTTTCTCTGTTCATATCGTCGGATGGGCATTCTTGTTACACGCTAAATTCCGGAAGAAATGGTGGCAGACTTATGGAGACAGATAATGTTGGCCCTCTATACGGCGTGCATATGGTAGTGAATACAGAGCCTCTTGAAAAAGGCAAGACATACGGTAGCAGTGGACTTAAAGTTATTCTCCACCAACATGAGGAGTTGCCTCTGAAGCGAGTAGGTTTCCATGTACCTCCAGGTTATGTGACTTATGTGGACATGAAAAAGcaaaag CTTATAAATCTTCGCAAACCTTTTAGAACCAATTGTGGTGGGAAAAATTTGGATTATTTTCCCGAGTATTCAAAAAACAAGTGTCTTTTAGAAGAAATAACAAAGAACGTTACCAGAAAGTGTGGCTGCCGTGGATGGTTTATGCCAG AAACAGCGGATAATTATACACTGTGTTCATTAAACAAGACTCTGGATTGTATGTGGCCAGCATGGG aGGAAACTGAACAGCGGAACGGAAATAGTTGCCCGGTTGATTGTGAGAAGGTGTCATATAAATCATCCTTATCTGCGGCTTTATACTTACCACAGAAGATGCTGCCTGTGTTAAAGTATTCCAATCTCAGGGAAGCCAAAAATATGCCTAATGATACTGATGGCATGGTGAATTTTATGTT AGACTACTATGTGGTGTTATCATTCTTCTATAGCGAACTTAGGGTTGACATTTTTGAACAGACTCCAGTTTACGGATTTTTCAGGCTGTTGG GTGATGCTGGTGGACAGCTTGGACTTGTGTTAGGCGCCAGTGTCGTTACAATACTGGAATTTGTAGACCTACTTATCTTTCTCGCCATCAACTGGTTCCGGTCCAAGCCGTAG
- the LOC140933809 gene encoding acid-sensing ion channel 3-like isoform X2, whose protein sequence is MTSFCACQSPSRRRKITADAASIENEKVLEELQPLPNGFSHQHSDSLEHESTPCLAVDDSTEINAKTVRWQRLHRVWEYYLRHNTLHGLHYVFDTKSIWRKMMWLINLRKPFRTNCGGKNLDYFPEYSKNKCLLEEITKNVTRKCGCRGWFMPETADNYTLCSLNKTLDCMWPAWEETEQRNGNSCPVDCEKVSYKSSLSAALYLPQKMLPVLKYSNLREAKNMPNDTDGMVNFMLDYYVVLSFFYSELRVDIFEQTPVYGFFRLLGDAGGQLGLVLGASVVTILEFVDLLIFLAINWFRSKP, encoded by the exons ATGACGAGTTTCTGTGCATGCCAGTCGCCGTCGCGTCGAAGAAAAATCACTGCCGATGCAGCATCCATCGAAAATGAAAAGGTCCTGGAAGAATTGCAGCCGCTGCCCAACGGATTCTCTCACCAGCATAGTGACAGCCTAGAGCATGAAAGTACTCCCTGTTTAGCCGTAGATGATTCTACTGAAATTAATGCAAAGACTGTGCGTTGGCAAAGACTACATAGAGTTTGGGAATACTACCTGAGGCACAACACTCTTCACGGCCTCCATTATGTGTTCGACACGAAGTCAATTTGGCGCAAAATGATGTGG CTTATAAATCTTCGCAAACCTTTTAGAACCAATTGTGGTGGGAAAAATTTGGATTATTTTCCCGAGTATTCAAAAAACAAGTGTCTTTTAGAAGAAATAACAAAGAACGTTACCAGAAAGTGTGGCTGCCGTGGATGGTTTATGCCAG AAACAGCGGATAATTATACACTGTGTTCATTAAACAAGACTCTGGATTGTATGTGGCCAGCATGGG aGGAAACTGAACAGCGGAACGGAAATAGTTGCCCGGTTGATTGTGAGAAGGTGTCATATAAATCATCCTTATCTGCGGCTTTATACTTACCACAGAAGATGCTGCCTGTGTTAAAGTATTCCAATCTCAGGGAAGCCAAAAATATGCCTAATGATACTGATGGCATGGTGAATTTTATGTT AGACTACTATGTGGTGTTATCATTCTTCTATAGCGAACTTAGGGTTGACATTTTTGAACAGACTCCAGTTTACGGATTTTTCAGGCTGTTGG GTGATGCTGGTGGACAGCTTGGACTTGTGTTAGGCGCCAGTGTCGTTACAATACTGGAATTTGTAGACCTACTTATCTTTCTCGCCATCAACTGGTTCCGGTCCAAGCCGTAG
- the LOC140935904 gene encoding microfibril-associated glycoprotein 4-like, whose translation MTRISFFTSLISLVNILNGSKNFLSFPDFKLRNYAEKIVGGRLNGSTIKQLNVSSEMSCQIECVADNRCLSYNLIPITGMDVLICELSDSDRFVGYQNFTRQVGGIYRGLESICERESPCTNDEVCIPDYEDDAKHSCKCIECPRHCQDLYLKGSTSDGVYLVYPDNGEAVQVLCDMTTEGGGWTVFQRRMDGSVDFYLEWEDYRVGFGNLNGEFWLGNDNLHRLTANADMMLRVDLEDYDGVRKYAEYTTFSVANKDDNYRLTIDGYQGTAGDSMVVCARPARNMMFTTQDRDNDVHGSNINCAVKYTGAWWYNYCHCANLNGLYQGGAHAQGVVWSSWRGFEYSLKITEMKVRPKTA comes from the exons ATGACACGCATTTCGTTTTTCACTTCGTTAATTTCCCTGGTAAACATCCTAAACGGTTCAAAAAATTTCCTATCGTTTCCAGACTTCAAATTGCGTAATTACGCAGAAAAAATTGTCGGGGGAAGACTCAATGGAAGCACTATCAAACAGCTGAATGTGTCATCAGAAATGTCTTGCCAAATTGAATGTGTGGCAGATAACCGCTGTTTATCGTACAACTTAATACCGATTACAGGCATGGATGTATTGATCTGTGAGCTCAGTGACTCTGATAGATTTGTTGGGTATCAGAATTTTACAAGACAAGTTGGGGGCATCTACAGAGGATTAGAG AGTATCTGTGAAAGAGAATCACCGTGTACAAACGATGAAGTGTGTATTCCTGATTATGAAGATGACGCTAAGCATTCCTGCAAATGTATAG AATGCCCAAGACATTGTCAAGACCTTTACTTAAAGGGTTCTACGTCTGATGGAGTGTACTTGGTTTACCCTGACAACGGAGAAGCCGTTCAAGTGCTCTGCGACATGACAACTGAGGGCGGTGGATGGACAGTCTTTCAAAGACGAATGGATGGATCAGTGGACTTCTACTTGGAATGGGAAGACTACAGAGTGGGATTTGGAAATCTGAACGGGGAGTTCTGGTTAGGGAACGATAATCTTCACCGTCTGACTGCAAATGCTGATATGATGCTCCGAGTTGATTTGGAGGATTACGATGGTGTACGAAAATATGCCGAGTACACGACATTCTCTGTAGCTAACAAAGACGACAACTATCGACTGACGATTGACGGATATCAGGGCACCGCGGGTGATTCGATGGTCGTGTGTGCTAGGCCAGCTAG aaATATGATGTTCACGACCCAAGATCGAGACAACGATGTTCATGGCTCAAACATTAACTGTGCAGTGAAGTATACAGGAGCTTGGTGGTATAACTACTGTCATTGCGCAAATCTAAATGGTTTATACCAGGGCGGTGCACATGCACAAGGAGTCGTTTGGAGTTCTTGGAGAGGCTTCGagtattctttaaaaataacagagatgAAAGTTCGACCCAAGACAGCGTAG
- the LOC140935905 gene encoding uncharacterized protein, with protein sequence MDFDTTLNDFENCIWRDETPSDQMLDRMMALCFPEGTEDSSFIEEMMEPSLNQIQSGAARKRQAEDDVDKSLAKMPQYECPTCKKVFTRPDNLKQHKQIHFKEKKHQCSKCDKTFHRRSNLLRHEKQVHEKRAAAREYKCNTCGERFHNLAPFRAHQKTAHSQPLPRATKSTRDDEAGKSFFSRM encoded by the exons ATGGATTTTGATACCACTTTGAATGACTTTGAAAATTGTATCTGGCGCGATGAGACTCCAAGCGATCAGATGTTGGATCGAATGATGGCTTTATGCTTTCCAGAAGGG ACTGAAGATTCATCGTTTATTGAAGAAATGATGGAGCCATCTTTAAACCAAATACAAAGTGGAGCAGCCAGGAAACGACAGGCAGAG GATGATGTAGACAAGTCTCTAGCTAAAATGCCTCAGTATGAATGTCCTACTTGTAAAAAAGTCTTTACACGACCAGATAACTTAAAACAGCATAAACAGATCCATTTCAAGGAAAAGAAGCACCAATGTTCCAAGTGTGACAAGACATTCCATCGGAGATCAAACCTACTGCGCCACGAGAAGCAAGTCCACGAAAAGCGTGCTGCAGCTAGAGAGTACAAGTGCAATACCTGCGGAGAGCGATTTCATAATCTGGCGCCATTCCGAGCTCATCAGAAGACAGCTCACAGCCAACCCTTGCCTAGAGCTACAAAAAGTACACGGGATGATGAAGCAGGTAAATCTTTTTTTAGTCGTATGTAA
- the LOC140934760 gene encoding uncharacterized protein — protein MADSAAGSFHCKPVPWLKEYLKQRGIQSSGKRKVELVELCEKSEEMKVPKIAEEEAPVDPRVSMKEQLKTDEGDLANPLDNENRVFSQWTKNFTDVPDFRFPDLFNYLVGKDPVYNSESLKSYKSLLGYKLFFDGHVEELWYHPPQPNSNYSYFKFAVKPTEKSKTDDGSATYRGFFILKKDGSVNSAYCLCKGGADGGCRHIAAALFDLEANVRFNDLQSCTSGQCMWKKRGKRNEGSLPIQDLQTSGSYGVTLKDPIHPRDFNPICIPYNVTELEQDFKAGLLETCPSSSALPFLSSTKGPRHTEEEVRAFISSDVNVCKEESVQSVHVYSMNDYAKVFVSVNTEKVMPTVSKELAVEFLESIPFNEEQAEMINKKTVYQSQSQFWFDQRAGRITASSFYTVCHLRESTDRRNTIKHLMNYCPIAEDAMPRQLTWGHEKE, from the exons ATGGCTGACTCTGCTGCAGGCAGTTTTCACTGTAAACCGGTTCCTTGGTTAAAAGAATACTTAAAACAAAGGGGCATTCAAAGCTCAGGAAAACGTAAGGTTGAACTGGTAGAACTTTGTGAGAAAAGTGAGGAGATGAAAGTCCCAAAAATTGCTGAAGAGGAAGCACCAGTCGATCCAAGAGTTTCTATGAAAGAGCAACTGAAAACCGATGAGGGAGATCTCGCAAATCCGTTGGATAACGAAAACCGTGTTTTTTCCCAATGGACCAAAAACTTTACTGACGTACCGGACTTTAGATTCCCCGATCTTTTTAATTACCTGGTGGGTAAAGATCCCGTATACAACAGCGAAAGCCTAAAAAGTTACAAATCTTTATTGgggtacaaattattttttgatgGACATGTGGAAGAACTTTGGTATCATCCACCTCAACCCAATAGTAATTACAGTTATTTTAAGTTTGCTGTAAAGCCAACTGAAAAATCCAAGACTGATGATGGTTCAGCAACATACAGAgggtttttcattttaaagaaggATGGAAGTGTCAATTCAGCCTACTGCTTATGCAAAGGAGG GGCAGATGGAGGTTGCCGGCACATAGCTGCAGCATTGTTTGATCTAGAAGCAAATGTGAGATTCAATGATCTCCAATCATGTACATCAGGACAGTGCATGTGGAAAAAGAGAGGAAAGAGAAATGAGGGAAGTTTGCCCATTCAGGACCTTCAAACGAGTGGTAGTTACGGTGTGACATTGAAAGACCCAATTCACCCAAGAGATTTTAATCCAATTTGTATTCCCTATAATGTGACTGAACTGGAACAAGATTTTAAAGCTGGGTTGCTGGAAACATGTCCTAGCTCTTCAGCTCTGCCTTTTTTATCTTCAACTAAAGGACCCAGGCATACAGAGGAAGAAGTCAGAGCTTTCATCAGCAGTGATGTTAATGTCTGTAAAGAAGAAAGTGTTCaaagtgtacatgtatattcaatGAATGATTACGCCAAAGTGTTTGTTTCTGTTAATACTGAGAAAGTGATGCCTACAGTTTCTAAAGAACTTGCAGTTGAATTCCTCGAGTCTATTCCATTTAATGAAGAGCAAGCAGAAATGATCAACAAGAAAACTGTCTATCAATCCCAGTCTCAATTTTGGTTTGATCAAAGGGCAGGAAGAATTACAGCTTCCTCATTTTACACTGTGTGCCACCTTAGAGAGAGCACAGACAGAAGAAACACTATTAAACATCTCATGAATTACTGTCCAATTGCTGAAGATGCCATGCCACGACAGTTGACATGGGGGCATGAAAAAGAATAG